One Streptomyces sp. 840.1 genomic window, GCGATGGCCATCAGCGTCTTGTCGGTGAACACGCAGTAGGCGGGCTGGCTGATCTCCTGCGCCCGGACCGCACGCCAGTCGCGCAGCCTCTCGTACAGCGCCTCGTCCATGTCGGACGGGCAGTCGTCACAGCGCATCAGCTTCATCTCGCCCGCGTCGGTGAGGGTCTTGCCGCACACCCTGCACAGCGCGGGCCCGCGCCGCTTGCGCCGGGCCGCCACCGGCCGCTCGATGCCGCCGCTGCCGCCCGCGGTGCCCCTGGCGCCCAGCGCCGCCGAGCCGGGACGCAGTCCGTTCAGGAAGCGGCTCGGGCGGCGGCCGGCCCGGCCGCCGGGCGAGCGGGCCAGCGACCACGAGAGCGAGAGGTGGAAGCGTGCCCGGGTGACACCGACGTACAGCAGCCGGCGCTCCTCCTCGATCTGCTCGTCCGTCTTGGCGTAGGTGATCGGCATCATGCCCTCGGTCAGTCCGACCAGGAACACGGCATCCCACTCCAGGCCCTTCGCGGAGTGCAGCGAGGCCAGGGTGACGCCCTGGACCGTGGGGGCGTGCTGGGCGGCGGCCCGCTCGTCCAGTTCGGCGACCAGGTCGGAGAGGGTCGCGCCCGGCCTGGCCCGCTCGAAGTCCTCGGCGAGCCTGACCAGTGCGGCCAGGGACTCCCAGCGGTCGCGCACCGCCCCGGAGCCGGCCGGCGGCTCGCTCCGCCAGCCCTTGGTGGACAGCACAGCGCGGACCTCGGCGGGCAGCCCCTGCGCATCGTCGAGCAGGGAGTCGTTGCCGCCGGCGCGGGCCGCGCCGCGCAGGGCGACGCCCGCTTCCCGTACCTCCGCGCGTTCGAAGAACCGCTCGGCGCCCCTCAGCTGGTACGGCACCCCCGCGTCGGCCAGGGCCTGCTCGTAGACCTCGGACTGGGAGTTGACCCGGTAGAGCACCGCGATCTCGCCCGCCGGGACGCCTGCCGCGATCAGGTCGCGGATGCGGCGGGCGGTGCCCTCGGCCTCGGCGGGCTCGTCCGCGTACTCCGTGTAGGCGGGCTCGGGACCGCGCTCGCGCTGCGAGACCAGTTCGAGCCGGTGCTCGGCGGCCCTGCCCCGGGCCTGGCCGAGCAGCCCGTTGGCCAGGTGGACCACCTGGGGCGTCGAGCGGTAGTCCCGGACGAGCTTGACGACGGTGGCCCGGGGGTGGCGGGTGCGGAAGTTCAGCAGGTGGTCGGGGGTGGCTCCGGTGAAGGAGTAGATCGTCTGGCTGGCGTCACCGACGACGCAGAGGTTGTCCCGGTCGCCCAGCCAGAGGTCGAGCAGCCGCTGCTGGAGCGGGCTGACGTCCTGGTACTCGTCGACGACGAAGTGCTGGTACTGCCGGCGCACGTGGTCGGCGATGTCGTGCCGGTCCTGGAGGATGCCCACGGTCAGGAGCAGCACGTCCTCGAAGTCGATCACCGTCCGGTCCCGCTTCAGCTGCTCGTACGTCGCGTAGACCTGTGAGATCTCGGCGGGATCGCGCGGGGCGTCCCGCTGGGACTTGGCGACCACGGCCGGGTAGTCGGCCGGCACGGTCTGGGTGACCTTGGCCCACTCGATCTCGCTCGTGACATCGCGCAGCTCGTTGCGGTCGAGGCGGATGTTGCAGCGGGCCGCGGCCTCGGCCACCAGCTGGACCTTGCGCTCCAGCAGCCTGGGCAGATCGCCACCGACTGCTTTCGGCCAGAAGTACTGGAGCTGGCGCAGGGCCGCGGAGTGGAACGTGCGCGCCTGCACCCCGCCCGCTCCGAGCTGGCGCAGCCGTCCCCGCATCTCGCCGGCGGCACGGTTGGTGAACGTGACGGCGAGCACACTCGTCGGCTGGATGATCCCGGCGCGCACCCCGTAGGCGATGCGGTGCGTGATGGCCCGCGTCTTGCCCGTACCGGCCCCGGCCAGCACGCATACCGGGCCCTGCAGGGCCATGGCGACCTCGCGCTGCTCGGGGTCGAGCCCGTCGAGGACGGCGTCGGCGGAGTCGGGGACCTGAGGGAAGAGGGTGGAATGCGTTGCTGATGTCACCCCGCCATGCTGCCAGGTCGAAAGGGGCGGACGCGGAAGTTGTCCACAGGGGTGCCGCATCTGTCGTACTGGTCGTACTGGTCGCACTGATCGCGACCGGCGCCTGGAGCGCTGCCGGGATCGGCGCCGGGCGCGCTGCCGGGAATGGTGGACAGGTCACGTACGTTCCCCTGTCGTGCGGCAACGCACGTCCCGGATCTCGGGGCCTTTGCGCGTGCCACCCGATGCCTGACGCCCGCCGTGAACCACGCGGCGGGTGGTGTGCGGAGTGTGGAGTGTGACGGAGGAGACGGGACGGGATGTGGCGGGATTGCCGGGACCGATGAGACAGAGGAGCGCGTAGACATGCCGGGCACTGTGACGATGTACAGCACCACGTGGTGCGGATACTGCCGTCGGCTCAAGGGCCAGATGGACCGCGAGGGCATCGCGTACACCGAGATCAACATCGAGCACGACCCGGACTCCGCGGCCTTCGTCGAGAAGGCGAACGGCGGGAACCAGACGGTCCCGACCGTTCTCTTCCCGGACGGTTCGACGCTGACGAATCCCTCGCTGGCCCAGGTGAAGCAGAAGGTCGGCGCCTGACCCCGCCGAGCCCCACCCCGAGCGCGCCCGCCCGCCGCTTCCGGTCGACACGGACCGGAAGCGGCGGGCGGCTGTGTGCCTGCATCAGTTCAGGAAAGTCAGTTCAGTAAGGCCGGTTCAGGAAAGCCGGCTCAGGAAAGCCGGCTGAGGAAGATCAGCTCAGGCCTAGTTGGCGGGACGCCGCCGCAACCGTCTGTTCGAGGAGGACGGCGATGGTCATCGGGCCGACACCTCCGGGGACCGGGGTGATCAGGCTCGCGTGCTCGGCGGCTGTCTCGAAATCGACGTCACCGACGTTGCCCTCGTTGTAGCCCGCGTCGATCACCACCGCGCCCGGCTTGATGTCGGCACCGGTGATGAAGCGCGGCCGGCCGACCGCGACGACCAGGGCGTCCGCCTGCCGCACGATCGCGGAGAGGTCGGCGGTGTGCGAGTGGCAGTACGTCACTGTGGCGTTGCGCCCCAGCAGGAGCATCCCGGCGGGCTTGCCCAGGATGGCGCTGCGTCCCACGACCACCGCGTGCTTGCCCGCGAGGTCGACCTCGTACGCGTCGAGCAGCCGCATGATGCCGCCCGGGGTGCAGGAGACGAATCCGGGGAGGCCGAAACCCATCGCCGCGAAGGCGTGCATGGTGACGCCGTCGACGTCCTTCTCCGGGGCGATCGCCTCGAAGGCGGCCCGTTCGTCGATGTGCGGGCCCATCGGGTGCTGCAGCAGGATGCCGTGTACGCCCGGGTCCTTCGACAGGGTGGTCACCGCGGCGACCACGTCCTCGGTGGTGGAGTCGGCCGGAAGTGCCACGTGCCGGGACTCGATGCCCGCCCGCGCACACCGGTTGCGCTTCATCTTGACGTACGTCACCGAGGACGGGTCCTCACCGACGAGGACGGTGGCCAGGCAGGGCGGGGTTCCGGTGCGCAGCCGGATCTCCGCGGCCGCGGCCGTGGTCTCCTCGACGCTTCGGCGGGCGAGGCCCGTGCCGTCCATCAGCTGAGCCGTCTGGGTCGCGTTCACTGGTACTCCTGGGCGCTCGGGCGATCGCGTCGGCCACCGGGGCCGCGAGGGATCGCGGATCGTGGTCGGTCGCCCAGGCGCACGGCTTCGGCAGCCCCATGGACTGCCGGTGTTCTCTGCGGCCGCTCCCCGGTGGTGCTCCACCTCAGCGCCAGTCACGGCCCGCGTCCACTGTAGAGCCACGCGAACGGGCCCGGGGAGCGCGGGCCGCGCTCCCCGGCTCGCGTTCCCGCTCCGGTGCCGGCTGCTCGCTCCGGTGTCAGCCGGCGCTGCGCGGCCTCGGGAGGGGCTTGCCGTACCAGATCTCGATCAGCCGGGCGGCGATCGAGATGCCGAACGGGGGCAGGATCTCGCCGGACTCGAAGGCGGCGGTCAGCTCCTCGCGGGAGAACCAGCGCGCCTCCTCGATCTCCTCGCCGTCGACGTTGATGTCGAACGTCGTGGCCCGTGCCATGAAGCCGAGCATCAGGCTGGACGGGAAGGGCCAGGGCTGGCTGGCGACGTACTCCACCTCGCCCACCGTGATGCCGGCTTCCTCGAACACCTCGCGCGCCACGGACTGCTCGATCGATTCGCCCGGCTCGACGAATCCGGCCAGGGTCGAGAAGCGGCCCTCGGGCCAGTGGACCTGGCGGCCCAGCAGGGCGCGGTCCTGGTCGTCGGTGACGAGCATGATGACCGCGGGGTCGGTGCGGGGGTAGTGCTCCGCACCGCAGGCCTGGCAGCGGCGGATGTGTCCGGCCGCCGCGATGACCGTGCGTTCGCCGCAGCGGGAGCAGAAGCGGTGCAGCCGCTGCCAGTTCTCCAGCGCCACCGCGTGCACCATCAGACCGGCGTCGCGGGCGCCGAGGAGCAGGCCCGCCTCGCGGAGCCCGGCGGGACGGGCCGACTGGTCCATGCGGCCGGGCAGCGAGTCCTTCTGGAGGGCGAAGTAGCTGACGCCGTCCTCGTCGGTGCCGAGGAAGTAGCGGTGGGTCTCGGTGACGGGCGCCTCGAAAGCGGGGGTCATCACGAGTTCGGTGCCGTCGGCGGTGTCGTCGATCAGCACCTGCCCGCCGGAGACGACGAAGACCCGGGTCGTCGGGTGACTCCATGCGGCGGCCAGCCAGGCCTCGTCGAGGCGGTGGTGCGCGGCGCGGTCGATGCCGCTGGGCGCGGTCAGGCCGATGGGCCGGTCGGTGGTGGCGTTGTCGAAGGTGCTCACAGGTGCTTCCTACTCCCCCGGGATGGATCGGGTGTTCAGAGGATTCAGCGGAGTGCGGCCGCCAGTTCGCTCCAGAGGTGGGCGGTGGTCTCCACGCCCTTGAGCAGCAGGTCGAGTTCGACCTTCTCGTTGGGGGCGTGCCAGCCGTCGGACGGTACGGAGATGCCGAGGAAGAGGACGGGGGCGCCGAGCACGTCCTGCAGGTCGGCGGCGGGTCCCGAGCCTCCTTCGCGGGTGAAGAGGATCTTCTTGCCGAAGGCCCGTCCCATGGCGCGGGCGACGGCCTGGAGGGCGGGGTGGTCCAGCGGGGTGAGGCAGGGGCGGGTGGCGGGGAGGAAGGTGATCCGGTGGCCGATCCCGGCCGGGATGCGGGCCTCGGCCCAGGCCCGTACGGCGTCCTGGACGCGGTCCGGGTCCTGCCCCGCGACCAGGCGGAAGCTGATCTTGGCCAGGGCGGAGGACGGGATGATCGTCTTGCTTCCGGCGCCCTGGTAGCCGCCGCCGATGCCGTTGACCTCGGCGGTGGGGCGGGCCCAGATGCGCTCCAGGGTGGAGTAGCCGGCTTCTCCGGAGGCGGCCTGCGACCTGGCGGTGCGCAGCCAGGTGGCCTCGTCGAAGGGCAGTGCGGCGAAGAGCTCGCGTTCGGTCGTGGTCAGTTCGGCCACGCCGTCGTAGAAGCCGGGGACCGCGACCCGGCCGTCCTGGTCGTGGAGCGCCGCGACGAGCCGGGCGATCTCGGTCGCCGGGTTGGGGACCGCGCCGCCGAACGAGCCGGAGTGGATGTCCTGCCCGGGGCCGCGCAGCTCGATCTCGCACTCGGCCAGGCCGCGCATGCCCGTGCAGACGGTCGGGGTGGTCTCGTCCCACATGCCGGTGTCGGAGACGATCACGGCGTCCGCGGTGAGCCGGTCCGACCGCTGCTCGACCAGGGCGCGGAAGTGCGGGGAGCCCGACTCCTCCTCGCCCTCGACGAGGAGCTTGAGGTGCACGGCGGGGCTGGTGCGGCCGGTGGTGGCGAGGTGGGCCCGGACGCCGAGGGTATGGAAGAACACCTGTCCCTTGTCGTCGGCCGCGCCGCGCCCGTACATCCTGCCGTCCCGGATGACCGGCTCGAACGGCTCGGT contains:
- a CDS encoding tetrahydrofolate dehydrogenase/cyclohydrolase catalytic domain-containing protein, with product MDGTGLARRSVEETTAAAAEIRLRTGTPPCLATVLVGEDPSSVTYVKMKRNRCARAGIESRHVALPADSTTEDVVAAVTTLSKDPGVHGILLQHPMGPHIDERAAFEAIAPEKDVDGVTMHAFAAMGFGLPGFVSCTPGGIMRLLDAYEVDLAGKHAVVVGRSAILGKPAGMLLLGRNATVTYCHSHTADLSAIVRQADALVVAVGRPRFITGADIKPGAVVIDAGYNEGNVGDVDFETAAEHASLITPVPGGVGPMTIAVLLEQTVAAASRQLGLS
- the nudC gene encoding NAD(+) diphosphatase codes for the protein MSTFDNATTDRPIGLTAPSGIDRAAHHRLDEAWLAAAWSHPTTRVFVVSGGQVLIDDTADGTELVMTPAFEAPVTETHRYFLGTDEDGVSYFALQKDSLPGRMDQSARPAGLREAGLLLGARDAGLMVHAVALENWQRLHRFCSRCGERTVIAAAGHIRRCQACGAEHYPRTDPAVIMLVTDDQDRALLGRQVHWPEGRFSTLAGFVEPGESIEQSVAREVFEEAGITVGEVEYVASQPWPFPSSLMLGFMARATTFDINVDGEEIEEARWFSREELTAAFESGEILPPFGISIAARLIEIWYGKPLPRPRSAG
- a CDS encoding dipeptidase: MSDTPDSAVRTYTEQHRAAFLDDLAEWLRIPSVSAQPEHDGDVTRSAEWLSAKLKETGFPVTEVWETDGAPAVFAEWPSEDPDAPTVLVYGHHDVQPAAREDGWDTEPFEPVIRDGRMYGRGAADDKGQVFFHTLGVRAHLATTGRTSPAVHLKLLVEGEEESGSPHFRALVEQRSDRLTADAVIVSDTGMWDETTPTVCTGMRGLAECEIELRGPGQDIHSGSFGGAVPNPATEIARLVAALHDQDGRVAVPGFYDGVAELTTTERELFAALPFDEATWLRTARSQAASGEAGYSTLERIWARPTAEVNGIGGGYQGAGSKTIIPSSALAKISFRLVAGQDPDRVQDAVRAWAEARIPAGIGHRITFLPATRPCLTPLDHPALQAVARAMGRAFGKKILFTREGGSGPAADLQDVLGAPVLFLGISVPSDGWHAPNEKVELDLLLKGVETTAHLWSELAAALR
- a CDS encoding mycoredoxin; translated protein: MPGTVTMYSTTWCGYCRRLKGQMDREGIAYTEINIEHDPDSAAFVEKANGGNQTVPTVLFPDGSTLTNPSLAQVKQKVGA
- a CDS encoding ATP-dependent DNA helicase UvrD2 produces the protein MTSATHSTLFPQVPDSADAVLDGLDPEQREVAMALQGPVCVLAGAGTGKTRAITHRIAYGVRAGIIQPTSVLAVTFTNRAAGEMRGRLRQLGAGGVQARTFHSAALRQLQYFWPKAVGGDLPRLLERKVQLVAEAAARCNIRLDRNELRDVTSEIEWAKVTQTVPADYPAVVAKSQRDAPRDPAEISQVYATYEQLKRDRTVIDFEDVLLLTVGILQDRHDIADHVRRQYQHFVVDEYQDVSPLQQRLLDLWLGDRDNLCVVGDASQTIYSFTGATPDHLLNFRTRHPRATVVKLVRDYRSTPQVVHLANGLLGQARGRAAEHRLELVSQRERGPEPAYTEYADEPAEAEGTARRIRDLIAAGVPAGEIAVLYRVNSQSEVYEQALADAGVPYQLRGAERFFERAEVREAGVALRGAARAGGNDSLLDDAQGLPAEVRAVLSTKGWRSEPPAGSGAVRDRWESLAALVRLAEDFERARPGATLSDLVAELDERAAAQHAPTVQGVTLASLHSAKGLEWDAVFLVGLTEGMMPITYAKTDEQIEEERRLLYVGVTRARFHLSLSWSLARSPGGRAGRRPSRFLNGLRPGSAALGARGTAGGSGGIERPVAARRKRRGPALCRVCGKTLTDAGEMKLMRCDDCPSDMDEALYERLRDWRAVRAQEISQPAYCVFTDKTLMAIAEAVPGSEGELAGIPGVGARKLGRFGAAVLDICAGGDGAEEPAEADEQV